A genome region from Vanessa cardui chromosome 24, ilVanCard2.1, whole genome shotgun sequence includes the following:
- the LOC124540054 gene encoding cytochrome c oxidase subunit 6C — MSDGAVSTIAKPQMRGLLHNVIKRNLIVAIALSAACGFSYKLLVGNVRKRQYAEFYRTYDAEKEFEEMRKKGLFQSC; from the exons ATGTCTGACGGCGCCGTGTCGACCATCGCAAAGCCTCAGATGCGAGGACTCCTCCACAATGTAATCAAGCGTAACTTGATTGTTGCAATTGCATTATCCGCAGCTTGTGGCTTCTCATACAAATTGTTAGTCGGCAATGTTCGCAAGAGGCAATACGCTGAATTCTACAG AACCTACGACGCTGAGAAGGAATTCGAAGAAATGCGCAAAAAGGGACTTTTCCAATCCTGCTAA